One Cumulibacter manganitolerans genomic window, ACCGGGGTCTGGGCCACGATCGGCGAGCCGCGGCTCGCGGCCGCCCTCGAGGCCACCGGCTTCGACTGGGTATGCCTCGACGGCCAGCACGGGCACTTCGACGACCGCGCGGTCCGCGAGACGCTGGCGCTGCGGGGGAAGCCGGCCGCCACGGTCCTGACCCGCGTGCTGCGCAACGACGTGGGGCTGATCGGCCGCGCACTGGACGCCGGCGCGGACGGCGTCATCGTGCCGATGGTGCAGTCGGCCGCCGAGGCGGAGGACGTCGTCCGGGCCGCGCACTACTCCCCGCGCGGCGCCCGCAGCTTCGGTCCGATGCACGGCGCGGCGTACGGCACGACGACCGGGCTGCCGGGACGCGCGATGTCCGCGGTCATGGTCGAGACCCAGGTCGCGCTCGACGCCGTCGACGACATCGCCCGCACGCCCGACCTGGACATGATCTTCGTCGGCCCGTTCGACCTGTCGCTCGCGCTCGGC contains:
- a CDS encoding HpcH/HpaI aldolase family protein, whose protein sequence is MASDPSTAPTDAAPRPTRTGVWATIGEPRLAAALEATGFDWVCLDGQHGHFDDRAVRETLALRGKPAATVLTRVLRNDVGLIGRALDAGADGVIVPMVQSAAEAEDVVRAAHYSPRGARSFGPMHGAAYGTTTGLPGRAMSAVMVETQVALDAVDDIARTPDLDMIFVGPFDLSLALGRDIDDVLADRSPDAPLPRVVAACRAAGIVPGAFAGDPRRARAIVEHGFEWVAVTSDVGLLHLGAAEARHQLG